Part of the Chlamydiales bacterium genome, AGGAATAGGAATGACTCTAACGAAAATAAATGAAACACGGAGCCACAGAGACACGGAGAGTGCTTTTATACATAACGATTTGTCTTATAAAATTATTGGAGCAGCTATTGAAGTCCATAAGGTACTTGGAGGGCCTGGTTTG contains:
- a CDS encoding GxxExxY protein, translated to MTLTKINETRSHRDTESAFIHNDLSYKIIGAAIEVHKVLGGPGLLESVYESALCHELSLQGCKFKHKSL